Proteins encoded within one genomic window of Bacillus thuringiensis:
- a CDS encoding cation:proton antiporter, whose product MDTLIFEVGTALVLVAFAAILAAKLKFSIIPFLIILGMLVGPHAPDLGLIDLRFIESGEVISFLGRVGVIFLLFYLGLEFSIKKLIKSGKSIAFGGTVHISLNFILGLLYGYVMGFPLLETLIIAGIITISSSAIVAKVIVDLRGSGNKETELILGIIMFDDIFLAVYLSVVSGLVLGGATSFVGALTSVLIAVGYMLLFFVIARKATPLLNKILDISSNEIFIIVIFAILFFVAGFSETIHVAEAIGALLLGLVFSETEHSDRIEKLVVPFRDFFGAIFFFSFGLSIDPFSLGGAVWLALGAVFITLIGNFTAGMIAGRKAGLSHKVSTNIGLTLVSRGEFSIIVANIGIAGGLMAAIKPFSALYVLILASLGPLLTKESGRIYSLLDKVFKWSAKERAKREKEVG is encoded by the coding sequence ATGGATACTTTAATCTTTGAAGTTGGAACTGCGTTAGTATTAGTAGCTTTTGCAGCTATCCTCGCTGCGAAGTTAAAGTTCTCGATTATTCCGTTTCTCATTATACTCGGTATGTTAGTGGGGCCTCACGCCCCCGACTTAGGACTTATCGATTTAAGGTTTATTGAAAGCGGAGAAGTTATTTCCTTCCTTGGCCGTGTTGGCGTCATATTCCTCCTATTCTATTTAGGCTTAGAATTCTCAATAAAAAAATTAATTAAATCAGGAAAATCAATTGCTTTCGGGGGGACTGTCCACATATCACTTAATTTCATATTAGGTTTGCTTTATGGATATGTTATGGGCTTCCCCTTATTAGAGACGTTAATTATTGCTGGAATCATTACAATTTCATCGAGTGCAATTGTTGCAAAAGTAATTGTTGATTTAAGAGGATCTGGTAATAAAGAGACTGAATTAATATTAGGAATCATTATGTTTGATGATATTTTTTTAGCTGTATATTTATCAGTCGTTTCAGGTTTAGTACTTGGTGGGGCAACATCATTTGTAGGTGCTCTTACATCGGTGTTAATCGCAGTAGGGTATATGCTACTATTTTTTGTAATTGCTAGAAAAGCTACGCCGCTCTTAAATAAAATATTAGATATTTCGTCCAACGAAATTTTCATTATCGTAATATTTGCTATTTTATTCTTCGTAGCAGGATTTTCAGAAACGATTCACGTTGCTGAGGCAATTGGAGCGTTATTATTAGGACTCGTCTTTTCTGAAACAGAGCATAGCGATCGAATTGAGAAGCTCGTCGTTCCATTCCGTGATTTCTTTGGAGCCATATTCTTTTTCAGCTTCGGTTTAAGTATAGATCCATTTTCGCTTGGAGGAGCAGTGTGGTTGGCATTAGGAGCAGTTTTCATTACTCTAATCGGTAATTTTACTGCTGGAATGATTGCAGGACGTAAAGCCGGGTTATCCCATAAGGTTTCTACGAATATAGGTTTAACACTCGTATCACGCGGGGAATTTTCTATTATTGTAGCGAATATCGGCATTGCGGGTGGCTTAATGGCAGCGATTAAACCGTTCTCTGCACTGTACGTTCTAATATTAGCATCGTTAGGACCGTTATTAACGAAAGAGTCTGGGAGAATATACTCTCTACTAGATAAGGTATTTAAATGGAGTGCTAAAGAACGTGCAAAGCGAGAAAAAGAAGTTGGATAA
- a CDS encoding cation:proton antiporter regulatory subunit — protein MNIRESELPGIGCKFEVITKGNEKMVIVIHDDGRREMYHFDADHDESISSISLRDSEARQIAAILGGMVYRPQALDTIEMAFEGLSIEWFKVENNAPVVQKTIGSLHVRKTYNVTIIAILKKNMKKFFNPGPDSIIEAGDMLVLSGERHEVKRIINELLSSGGDS, from the coding sequence ATGAATATTAGAGAGAGTGAATTACCTGGCATTGGATGTAAATTTGAAGTAATTACAAAAGGTAATGAAAAAATGGTTATTGTTATTCATGATGATGGCCGAAGGGAAATGTATCATTTTGATGCGGATCATGATGAGAGTATTTCAAGTATTTCTCTTCGTGATTCTGAAGCGAGACAAATTGCGGCTATATTAGGCGGAATGGTATATAGACCACAAGCGTTAGACACAATTGAGATGGCTTTTGAAGGATTATCAATTGAATGGTTTAAGGTGGAAAATAACGCACCAGTCGTACAAAAAACAATTGGTAGCTTACATGTCAGAAAAACGTATAATGTAACGATTATTGCTATTTTAAAAAAGAATATGAAGAAATTCTTTAATCCAGGTCCAGACTCTATTATTGAAGCTGGCGATATGCTCGTGTTATCGGGTGAAAGACATGAAGTGAAAAGAATTATTAATGAATTGCTTTCATCAGGAGGTGATTCATAA
- a CDS encoding tyrosine-type recombinase/integrase, producing MEVVEALKDISQIEAMKKYLKEHSQRDYLLFVIGINTGLKITELLSMKFEEVLNEDGTVKEFYSLPVKDEKFKQDIYLNTKVKEALLEYVQSINVKRENYVFQSNKTTNSITRQQAYRVIHNAAEAVGVVGKIGTNSMRKTFGFHAYKRGIAIALLQKHFHHATPSETLKYLGISKDEEFKTEIDVDL from the coding sequence ATGGAAGTTGTAGAGGCATTAAAAGATATAAGTCAAATTGAGGCTATGAAAAAGTATTTAAAAGAGCACTCGCAGCGAGATTATCTTTTATTTGTTATTGGAATTAACACAGGATTAAAAATTACTGAGCTGCTTAGCATGAAATTTGAAGAGGTATTAAATGAAGATGGAACTGTTAAAGAGTTTTATTCTCTTCCTGTGAAGGATGAAAAGTTTAAACAAGATATTTATTTAAATACAAAAGTAAAAGAAGCACTTTTAGAGTACGTACAATCTATTAATGTGAAAAGAGAAAACTACGTATTTCAATCTAATAAAACGACAAATTCAATTACGCGTCAACAAGCGTATCGTGTAATTCATAATGCTGCTGAAGCAGTTGGGGTTGTTGGTAAAATCGGAACGAACTCAATGAGAAAAACATTTGGATTTCATGCATACAAAAGAGGGATAGCGATTGCGCTATTGCAAAAACATTTTCATCACGCGACACCTTCAGAGACATTAAAGTATTTGGGAATCTCAAAAGATGAAGAATTTAAAACAGAAATTGATGTAGATTTGTAA
- a CDS encoding FtsX-like permease family protein → MLFKLSMSGLKSKLKDYIVLLIGLVMSISIFYMFQTLALNEAFLKENSTIGQIGFVFQAGSFLLAIITFFYILYANSFLLSLRQKEFGMYMMLGAKKHKVTLLMFIETIVLGAASLAIGIIVGVGLAEGIGQLLMKQLEFAGKGYKAFYLPSMTVTCIFFFALFVLSAIMNSIKLSRISVLQLVHADAQTERVAVKGKMTGVVAFLAVILLGIGYASMIYMEKLREMGILIALITTTAGTYMLFGSLLPVIIKKLKGNKKRSEKGLNAFTFAQLNFRINSLTKVLATVAMLVALGAGAISGGMAFKNNVIKMVDGFVIYDSVVHNPTAEEKKILDGITFKEKSEYRYKVDDKYVYYVKEDLEKNRPLVKDMSNMKSMKDLMNTKKVSADLPVGAVSREMNEKDANAKELPEEWDEAFRTIQPFYVHEDHAIKIVDQKMYDTINGKEGIVFTGKTDDFEANIKEWKKLDELQLDKYKNVAAERLNSKYQAYDMFYGVASGTVFMGFFLGIAFLAMMASCLMFKILSGASKDITRYQMLRKIGVRRELLTKSIYKELFLVFLFPAIIGIAHVLVGMNIFGFILIDPYFRIWVPIVIFVVIYTIYYFITVQLYKGIVLPKED, encoded by the coding sequence ATGTTATTTAAACTTTCCATGTCAGGGCTAAAAAGTAAGCTGAAAGATTATATCGTCTTACTTATTGGTCTTGTCATGTCCATTTCAATTTTTTATATGTTTCAAACGTTAGCGTTAAACGAAGCCTTCCTTAAGGAAAATTCTACTATTGGTCAAATTGGATTTGTATTCCAAGCAGGTTCATTTTTACTAGCTATTATAACGTTCTTCTATATTTTGTATGCGAACTCTTTCTTACTATCTCTTCGTCAAAAAGAGTTTGGTATGTATATGATGTTAGGAGCAAAAAAGCATAAAGTTACATTACTTATGTTTATCGAAACAATCGTATTAGGTGCTGCGTCTCTTGCGATTGGTATTATAGTTGGTGTAGGCCTTGCAGAAGGTATCGGACAGTTATTAATGAAACAATTAGAATTTGCTGGTAAGGGCTATAAAGCATTTTATTTACCATCAATGACTGTTACTTGCATCTTCTTCTTTGCACTATTTGTATTATCAGCAATTATGAACAGTATTAAATTATCACGTATTTCTGTACTGCAACTTGTACATGCAGACGCACAAACAGAACGTGTTGCGGTAAAAGGAAAAATGACAGGTGTAGTTGCATTCCTTGCGGTTATTTTATTAGGTATTGGCTATGCATCAATGATTTACATGGAAAAACTAAGAGAAATGGGAATCCTTATTGCATTAATTACAACAACAGCTGGTACTTACATGCTGTTTGGATCACTTCTCCCAGTTATTATTAAAAAGTTAAAAGGTAATAAAAAGCGTAGTGAAAAAGGGCTTAACGCTTTTACATTTGCACAATTAAATTTCCGTATTAATAGTTTAACGAAAGTACTTGCAACAGTAGCGATGTTAGTTGCTCTTGGAGCCGGTGCCATTTCAGGTGGTATGGCGTTTAAAAATAACGTTATAAAAATGGTTGATGGTTTCGTAATATATGATTCAGTAGTTCATAATCCAACTGCTGAAGAAAAGAAAATTTTAGACGGTATTACATTTAAAGAGAAAAGCGAATATCGTTACAAAGTCGATGATAAATACGTTTACTATGTAAAAGAAGATTTAGAGAAAAATCGTCCTTTAGTAAAAGATATGTCAAATATGAAGTCGATGAAGGATTTAATGAATACAAAGAAAGTTTCAGCGGACCTGCCAGTAGGTGCAGTTTCTCGAGAAATGAATGAAAAAGATGCGAACGCTAAAGAACTTCCAGAAGAATGGGACGAGGCTTTCAGAACAATCCAGCCATTCTACGTACATGAAGATCATGCAATTAAAATTGTAGATCAAAAAATGTACGATACTATAAACGGTAAAGAAGGAATCGTATTTACTGGAAAAACAGATGATTTTGAAGCAAACATAAAAGAATGGAAAAAACTTGACGAGTTGCAACTAGATAAATATAAAAATGTAGCAGCTGAAAGATTAAATAGTAAATATCAAGCTTACGACATGTTCTACGGTGTTGCGAGCGGAACAGTGTTTATGGGATTCTTCCTGGGAATTGCATTCTTAGCAATGATGGCAAGTTGTTTAATGTTTAAAATTCTTTCTGGTGCATCAAAAGATATTACGCGTTATCAAATGCTTCGTAAAATCGGTGTGCGCCGTGAATTATTAACGAAATCCATTTATAAAGAATTATTCTTAGTATTCTTATTCCCAGCAATTATAGGTATTGCACACGTATTAGTTGGTATGAATATTTTCGGATTTATTTTAATCGATCCGTACTTCCGTATTTGGGTACCAATTGTAATTTTCGTAGTTATTTACACGATTTATTACTTTATTACAGTTCAATTGTATAAAGGAATTGTTCTTCCTAAGGAAGATTAA